The following proteins are co-located in the Gossypium hirsutum isolate 1008001.06 chromosome A02, Gossypium_hirsutum_v2.1, whole genome shotgun sequence genome:
- the LOC107962870 gene encoding small nuclear ribonucleoprotein SmD3b: protein MSRSLGIPVKLLHEASGHVVTVELKSGELYRGSMVECEDNWNCQLENITYTAKDGKISQLEHVFIRGSKVRFMVIPDMLKNAPMFKRLDAKIKGKSSSLGVGRGRAVAMRAKAQAAGRGTTGGRGVVPSVRR, encoded by the exons ATGAGCCGGAGCTTGGGCATACCAGTGAAGCTACTGCACGAGGCATCCGGCCACGTGGTAACGGTGGAGCTTAAGAGCGGAGAGCTTTACAGAGGAAGCATGGTCGAATGCGAGGATAACTGGAATTGCCAGCTCGAGAACATCACCTACACCGCTAAA GATGGAAAGATATCACAGCTTGAGCATGTTTTCATTCGAGGCAGTAAAGTCAG GTTTATGGTCATACCGGACATGTTGAAGAATGCTCCTATGTTCAAACGCCTCGATGCTAAAATCAAG GGTAAGAGCTCATCTCTAGGAGTTGGCAGAGGTAGAGCTGTTGCAATGAGAGCCAAA GCTCAAGCTGCCGGGCGTGGCACAACAGGTGGTAGAGGCGTTGTGCCATCGGTTCGTAGGTAA